A single Syntrophorhabdaceae bacterium DNA region contains:
- a CDS encoding DUF3786 domain-containing protein: MQMPKQKAYKKVFELACDALMEKGVEGQALNAGALYRGSEGKGVIEVPFFDELFLIATPGFSFKSSKDAGVSLVSKIIALHYLIAATGEPLQGEQAAYEDIPGARHYLPVFETRVLKPLTSAFGYHRDAFLESGMILGGNEEEYGDASFTLFAFPRVPLTFILWEGDEEFPPSVKTLFDRSVSGYLSLEDAVVLSKLAATRIIKAARQKYATEVME, translated from the coding sequence ATGCAGATGCCGAAGCAAAAGGCATATAAAAAGGTCTTCGAGTTGGCGTGCGACGCGCTTATGGAAAAAGGCGTGGAGGGCCAGGCCCTGAATGCCGGCGCCCTGTATCGCGGCTCCGAGGGCAAAGGCGTGATAGAGGTCCCTTTTTTCGACGAGCTCTTTCTGATCGCCACACCCGGATTTTCCTTCAAAAGCTCGAAAGACGCCGGCGTGAGCCTCGTTTCGAAGATCATCGCGCTCCATTACCTGATAGCCGCAACCGGGGAGCCCCTTCAGGGGGAACAGGCGGCATATGAGGATATCCCCGGGGCCCGCCATTACCTCCCCGTGTTCGAAACAAGAGTTTTAAAACCTCTTACCTCAGCCTTCGGATACCACCGCGATGCCTTTCTTGAGTCAGGGATGATCCTGGGAGGAAACGAAGAAGAATACGGCGACGCATCGTTTACATTGTTCGCCTTCCCCCGGGTGCCCCTCACGTTCATTCTCTGGGAAGGAGACGAAGAATTTCCCCCGTCTGTCAAGACGCTCTTTGACCGCTCCGTTTCAGGATACCTTTCTCTCGAAGACGCGGTCGTCCTCTCCAAGCTCGCCGCCACGAGAATCATCAAGGCAGCACGCCAAAAATATGCAACCGAGGTGATGGAATGA
- the rpe gene encoding ribulose-phosphate 3-epimerase, with amino-acid sequence MRNVRIAPSILSCDFSRLGREISDVEKAGADLIHVDVMDGHFVPNITIGPLIVRAVKKSATIPLDVHLMIEHPERYVADFIEGGADIVTIHAEADKHMLRTIDVIKSLGKKAGISLNPSTPEEEIKYVFDVIDMVLIMTVNPGFGGQKYMESMERKIRKIREMIDNSGRSIDLEVDGGLKAQNAYRAVEAGADILVMGTEIFQSGNYAEKMAQVRKAIEGKVER; translated from the coding sequence ATGAGAAACGTGCGTATTGCCCCTTCCATTCTGAGTTGTGATTTCTCGAGACTGGGTCGGGAAATCAGTGATGTGGAAAAGGCGGGAGCGGACCTTATACATGTAGACGTAATGGACGGCCATTTCGTCCCCAACATTACCATCGGCCCCCTTATCGTCCGTGCGGTGAAAAAATCAGCGACAATCCCCCTGGACGTCCACCTCATGATCGAGCATCCTGAAAGGTATGTGGCCGATTTCATCGAAGGGGGAGCCGATATCGTCACGATTCATGCGGAAGCCGATAAACATATGCTCCGTACTATAGACGTGATAAAATCTTTGGGTAAAAAGGCGGGAATATCGCTCAATCCTTCGACCCCCGAAGAGGAGATCAAGTATGTGTTCGATGTTATCGATATGGTGCTCATCATGACGGTCAATCCCGGTTTCGGCGGCCAAAAATATATGGAGTCCATGGAGCGCAAAATAAGAAAGATCCGGGAGATGATCGACAATTCGGGCAGGAGCATCGATCTCGAAGTGGACGGCGGGTTAAAGGCACAGAATGCATATCGTGCGGTAGAAGCGGGCGCGGACATACTCGTCATGGGCACCGAGATATTCCAAAGCGGGAACTACGCGGAAAAGATGGCACAGGTGCGAAAGGCGATCGAGGGGAAGGTGGAGCGTTAA